A genomic window from Lentibacter algarum includes:
- a CDS encoding adenosylcobalamin-dependent ribonucleoside-diphosphate reductase translates to MSRFSAPIAEQIWDMKYRFKEADGTPLDRTVEDTWRRIARSLADVEEDKAHWEDVFYAALEDFKFLPAGRITAGAGTERSVTLFNCFVMGTVPDSMGGIFDMLKEAALTMQQGGGIGYDFSTIRPKGADVLGVAADASGPLSFMDVWDAMCRTIMSAGSRRGAMMATMRCDHPDIEAFITAKSDAARLRMFNMSVLVTDPFMDAVKAGKSWDLKFNGKVYHTVEARDLWNKIMTATYNYAEPGVIFIDRINQMNNLNYCETIAATNPCGEQPLPPYGACLLGSINLAKLVAAPFEDGAVLDVSELEALVAAAVRMMDNVVDASNFPLEAQRQEAQAKRRIGLGVTGLADALLMVGLEYGTDKAAAQTEAWLHSVARASYRASVALAKEKGAFPLFDAEKYLASGAMQQMDEDVRAEIAEHGIRNALLTSIAPTGTISLYAGNVSSGIEPVFAYAYKRKVLQKDGSRTEEEVVDYAVALWREKFGDKALPNYFVNAQTLAPSAHVKMQAAAQKWIDSSISKTINCPEDIDFDAFKDVYMQAWDTGCKGCTTYRPNDVTGSVLSVSEDEGKAPEVVANTDAEPQQPHGDVIYMAEPLERPKELEGATYKLRWPDSEHAIYLTVNDVVIGGHRRPFEVFINSKNMEHFAWTVALTRMISAVFRRGGDVSFVVEELKAVFDPRGGAWMGGKYIPSILAAIGGVIEKHMISIGFIEGEGMGLKQDPTSAVVGLDTPRGKSCPSCGQFDMRMIEGCMTCASCGHSKCG, encoded by the coding sequence ATGAGCCGTTTTTCTGCGCCAATTGCCGAGCAAATCTGGGATATGAAGTATCGCTTCAAAGAGGCGGACGGAACGCCGCTTGACCGCACGGTAGAAGACACATGGCGCCGCATCGCGCGCTCTCTTGCCGATGTTGAGGAGGACAAAGCGCATTGGGAAGATGTGTTTTATGCAGCCCTTGAAGACTTCAAATTTCTGCCAGCTGGACGCATCACTGCAGGCGCGGGGACAGAGCGCTCAGTGACCCTGTTTAACTGCTTTGTTATGGGCACTGTGCCCGACAGCATGGGCGGGATTTTTGATATGCTTAAAGAAGCCGCGCTGACAATGCAGCAGGGTGGCGGTATTGGCTATGACTTCTCCACGATTCGCCCGAAAGGCGCGGATGTGCTGGGTGTTGCGGCGGATGCGAGCGGGCCTTTGAGCTTTATGGATGTGTGGGATGCGATGTGCCGCACCATCATGAGCGCGGGCAGCCGCCGTGGCGCTATGATGGCGACGATGCGGTGCGATCACCCTGATATCGAGGCGTTCATCACGGCGAAATCTGACGCCGCACGCTTGCGTATGTTTAACATGTCTGTGCTGGTCACTGATCCGTTTATGGACGCGGTCAAAGCGGGCAAAAGCTGGGATCTGAAGTTCAACGGCAAGGTCTATCACACCGTTGAAGCGCGTGATCTTTGGAACAAGATCATGACGGCGACATATAATTATGCCGAGCCTGGTGTGATTTTTATCGATCGTATCAACCAGATGAACAACCTCAACTATTGTGAGACGATTGCTGCAACAAACCCGTGTGGCGAGCAGCCTCTGCCGCCGTATGGCGCTTGTTTGCTTGGCTCGATCAACCTTGCGAAGCTTGTGGCGGCGCCGTTTGAAGACGGTGCTGTGCTGGATGTGAGCGAGCTTGAAGCGCTTGTCGCCGCGGCTGTGCGGATGATGGACAATGTGGTCGATGCGTCGAACTTTCCACTTGAGGCGCAACGCCAAGAAGCACAAGCGAAGCGGCGGATTGGCCTTGGCGTGACGGGCTTGGCGGATGCTTTGCTGATGGTTGGGCTTGAATATGGCACGGACAAAGCGGCGGCCCAGACAGAAGCTTGGCTGCATTCGGTTGCGCGTGCGTCTTATCGCGCCTCTGTGGCGCTGGCAAAAGAGAAGGGCGCTTTCCCTCTGTTTGACGCGGAGAAGTACCTTGCCAGTGGTGCGATGCAGCAAATGGACGAAGATGTGCGTGCCGAGATTGCCGAGCATGGCATTCGCAACGCTCTGCTCACTTCTATCGCGCCGACAGGTACGATCAGCCTCTATGCTGGCAATGTGAGCTCAGGGATCGAGCCCGTGTTTGCCTACGCTTACAAGCGCAAGGTCTTGCAAAAGGACGGCTCGCGCACGGAAGAGGAAGTTGTTGATTATGCTGTGGCGCTGTGGCGTGAGAAGTTTGGCGACAAGGCACTGCCTAACTATTTTGTTAACGCGCAGACACTTGCGCCAAGCGCGCATGTGAAGATGCAAGCTGCGGCGCAGAAGTGGATCGACAGCTCGATTTCAAAGACGATCAATTGCCCTGAAGATATCGACTTTGATGCCTTTAAGGACGTCTACATGCAGGCGTGGGACACGGGCTGTAAAGGGTGCACGACATATCGCCCCAATGATGTCACGGGGTCTGTCTTGTCTGTGAGTGAGGACGAGGGCAAAGCCCCTGAAGTTGTTGCGAATACAGATGCTGAGCCGCAACAGCCGCATGGTGATGTGATCTATATGGCGGAGCCGCTGGAGCGGCCAAAGGAGCTGGAAGGCGCGACCTATAAGCTGCGCTGGCCCGACAGCGAGCACGCGATTTACCTCACGGTGAACGATGTCGTGATTGGCGGCCATCGCCGGCCCTTTGAAGTCTTTATCAACTCCAAGAATATGGAGCACTTTGCTTGGACCGTGGCGCTTACGCGGATGATTTCGGCGGTGTTCCGTCGGGGTGGCGATGTCAGCTTTGTTGTGGAAGAGCTGAAGGCTGTGTTTGATCCGCGCGGCGGCGCGTGGATGGGCGGGAAGTATATCCCGTCGATCCTAGCCGCGATTGGCGGTGTGATCGAGAAGCACATGATCTCGATCGGCTTTATTGAGGGCGAAGGCATGGGCCTCAAGCAAGACCCGACCTCGGCGGTTGTCGGGCTGGATACGCCGCGTGGCAAGAGCTGCCCAAGCTGTGGCCAGTTTGACATGCGCATGATTGAAGGCTGCATGACCTGTGCGAGCTGTGGTCATAGCAAGTGTGGCTGA
- a CDS encoding Hint domain-containing protein: protein MAIVFAAEVVATFDNLAGGNWQRLFDFNNGPGIDSIWLGQTFNTNTIGFVIEQNGTAYSLEVPGAIDEGVETTWNVSVDDTGTLTIVKNGVEIGSQNFGIAAIPNDVLHTNNLIGDSPFPADAPLIGSVSSIDVETTLTHGFDIDFTDSANTVGTYDGSDRAEVLDASGTTTGQDLSGDGGNDSIYGGSGDDTLSGGEQSDLVIGGAGSDQIDGGAGADTLHGDNFLADPVTVTNADFSAWEAGWTTTGTGTFAYSANGNPAMAFNASNQGTGGTASQTITTQPGGQYELLFNAFEHDNSGGSANHTVQVDVLDANGTVIATLTQVITDESYQGLTLGFTAPGDSVTLVFSNPSSTTTTDSDLMIDNVVITPVTPTGGGDDTLTGGAGNDALYGGVGNDTLYGGDGDDLIDGGDGDDMIDAGLGIDIDTIFGGAGNDTINSGDGIDWVYGGDGDDSIDAANGFDRVFGGAGNDTIDGGATSDTIYGGAGNDSILGGGGSKSYDLIFGEDGADTIEGGAGDDVIHGDNVATSITNGDFENALTGWTAVSPETGPEDVYLGNGSTNIVFEMDAVSGQTTVLEQNFIVTEMGSTTVSFDSMVRSTGTVGTDGFTAEILDDTGAVLEAATILPTSNTTWETYSLGVVLPTAGTYTLRFTEVGNDNSEGALLDNIAFNNGSGDDIIDGEDGNDLIFGGADDDLILGGAGNDTIDGGLGRDTITGGDGDDLMTGGSDGYDIFYIDGNDGDDTIHSAGYSNWLVFENVGATDGVTVAHADFGLTGSYAFSGVGGTATGTFDNIFSIQGTENDDVFDATAVTLNSTRANFVSNGGDDQFLFGDNGNFDVYLASGDNTITSTGAKVEVFAIESGWATETWTGTDVGNNTITTGAADDYFEFWGADATWTGSATVSAGAGHDFFITDNMTGDFTWVLEDGFGNDGFEQAQDTSRMFVDASQVTVGVTVSYYDENWSVLDDGSGLNELWSRNATEFRLTDEADTFDGTGSTRADIVDAGGGNDTLLGGDGDDQLTGGAGDDIFVYTSGDGLDTITDFNAGNTGTLNDEDSGNNDFIDLSGYYDHISELYADQADDGILNQSNTTDTRGNAVDYSNNTQFDTDSTPNNEGVVFTGATGDETFFTVENTGVVCFSKGTLILTPRGEIPIETLAEGDLVVTRDNGPQPIVWIGARHVTAQELDVNAKLLPIYIDTKVSGGTAPLVLSPQHGLLLNVEGEETLVRAIHLARMDGGKARVMRGCRSVTYMHMMFEAHQIVFAAGAPTESFFPGPNAFGALSVAARREISALFPTLDPTCATENYGPHVRDIASWKQLPDHLSALSPRL, encoded by the coding sequence ATGGCAATTGTTTTTGCAGCTGAGGTCGTAGCGACGTTTGACAATCTCGCCGGTGGCAACTGGCAGCGCCTGTTCGACTTCAACAACGGCCCTGGGATCGACAGTATCTGGCTTGGCCAGACGTTCAACACGAACACTATCGGCTTCGTGATCGAGCAGAACGGAACCGCATATAGTTTAGAGGTGCCCGGGGCCATTGACGAGGGGGTCGAGACCACCTGGAACGTCAGCGTTGACGACACTGGAACCCTGACAATTGTCAAGAACGGGGTGGAGATCGGCTCGCAGAACTTCGGCATCGCGGCCATTCCCAATGACGTGCTTCACACCAACAACCTGATCGGAGATTCACCCTTTCCCGCTGATGCACCACTGATCGGATCGGTGTCATCGATCGATGTTGAAACGACTCTGACGCACGGGTTTGACATCGACTTTACGGACAGTGCCAACACGGTCGGGACCTATGACGGGTCTGATCGGGCCGAGGTGCTGGATGCGTCGGGAACGACTACGGGGCAGGACCTGTCGGGCGATGGCGGCAATGACAGCATCTATGGCGGCAGCGGCGACGATACGCTGAGCGGCGGGGAGCAGAGCGATCTAGTCATCGGGGGTGCGGGCAGCGATCAGATCGATGGTGGCGCCGGTGCCGATACCCTTCATGGCGACAATTTTCTCGCCGATCCGGTGACGGTCACCAATGCAGATTTCAGCGCGTGGGAAGCTGGCTGGACCACGACAGGCACCGGAACCTTCGCATACTCCGCCAACGGCAACCCTGCGATGGCCTTCAATGCCTCGAACCAAGGCACCGGCGGCACCGCAAGCCAGACGATCACGACCCAGCCTGGCGGGCAATACGAGCTGTTATTCAATGCCTTTGAACATGACAATTCCGGAGGAAGCGCGAACCACACTGTTCAGGTCGATGTTCTGGACGCAAACGGGACTGTCATAGCGACTCTGACACAAGTCATCACTGACGAGAGCTACCAAGGCCTGACACTCGGCTTCACAGCGCCGGGTGACAGCGTCACGCTGGTCTTCTCAAACCCGAGCTCAACAACAACCACCGACAGCGACCTGATGATTGATAATGTGGTGATCACGCCAGTCACGCCCACGGGCGGCGGTGATGATACCCTAACAGGTGGCGCGGGCAACGACGCACTCTATGGGGGTGTTGGCAACGACACGCTCTATGGCGGCGATGGCGATGACTTGATCGATGGTGGCGATGGGGATGACATGATCGATGCGGGCTTGGGCATCGATATAGATACAATTTTCGGCGGTGCTGGAAACGACACGATCAACAGCGGCGATGGAATCGACTGGGTCTACGGTGGGGATGGCGACGATAGCATCGATGCAGCTAACGGGTTCGACAGAGTGTTTGGCGGCGCGGGCAACGATACGATCGACGGTGGTGCGACCAGTGACACGATCTATGGCGGAGCTGGCAACGATTCCATCCTAGGCGGCGGTGGCAGCAAAAGCTACGATCTGATCTTTGGCGAGGACGGTGCCGACACGATCGAAGGCGGCGCAGGCGATGACGTGATCCATGGTGACAACGTTGCAACCAGCATCACGAATGGTGACTTCGAAAATGCTCTGACCGGCTGGACCGCTGTCAGTCCCGAAACTGGCCCCGAAGACGTTTATCTCGGGAATGGCTCAACCAACATAGTCTTTGAGATGGACGCGGTGTCCGGCCAAACCACAGTTCTGGAGCAGAATTTTATTGTCACAGAAATGGGCTCAACCACTGTTTCATTTGATTCAATGGTGCGCTCTACGGGCACGGTCGGCACGGATGGCTTTACGGCCGAAATTCTCGACGATACTGGCGCAGTCCTAGAGGCGGCCACAATTCTGCCCACCTCGAACACCACTTGGGAAACCTATAGCCTTGGCGTGGTGCTGCCCACAGCGGGCACTTATACCCTACGCTTTACCGAGGTCGGCAACGACAACAGTGAGGGCGCTTTGCTTGACAATATTGCGTTCAACAACGGCTCAGGCGATGACATCATCGACGGCGAGGACGGCAATGATCTGATCTTCGGCGGCGCAGACGATGACCTCATTTTGGGCGGGGCTGGCAACGACACGATCGACGGTGGTCTAGGTCGCGACACGATCACCGGCGGCGATGGCGACGATTTGATGACCGGCGGTTCAGATGGCTATGACATTTTTTACATCGACGGAAACGACGGCGACGACACAATCCACAGCGCAGGTTATTCCAACTGGCTGGTGTTTGAGAATGTTGGCGCCACCGATGGTGTTACGGTTGCACATGCTGATTTTGGATTGACGGGCAGTTACGCGTTTAGCGGCGTGGGCGGCACGGCAACTGGCACCTTCGACAACATTTTTTCTATACAAGGCACTGAAAACGATGACGTCTTTGACGCCACGGCTGTCACTCTTAACTCGACAAGAGCAAATTTTGTCTCGAACGGCGGTGACGATCAGTTTCTGTTTGGCGACAACGGCAACTTTGATGTCTATCTTGCGAGTGGCGACAACACCATCACGTCGACAGGGGCGAAGGTCGAAGTCTTTGCGATTGAGTCGGGGTGGGCCACTGAAACATGGACCGGCACCGATGTCGGCAACAATACAATCACCACCGGAGCGGCGGACGACTACTTTGAGTTTTGGGGCGCGGACGCGACATGGACTGGGTCCGCGACAGTTTCCGCCGGCGCGGGACACGACTTCTTCATAACCGACAACATGACGGGCGATTTCACCTGGGTTCTTGAAGACGGTTTTGGCAATGACGGTTTTGAACAAGCGCAAGACACGTCAAGGATGTTCGTTGACGCCAGCCAGGTAACGGTTGGTGTGACTGTCAGCTATTATGATGAAAACTGGTCGGTTCTGGACGATGGCTCCGGCCTCAATGAATTGTGGTCACGCAATGCCACTGAATTCCGTCTGACCGATGAGGCCGACACCTTCGATGGCACTGGATCAACGCGGGCGGACATTGTCGATGCGGGCGGCGGGAACGATACACTTTTAGGCGGCGACGGCGATGATCAGCTGACAGGCGGCGCAGGGGATGACATTTTCGTCTACACGTCGGGTGACGGCCTCGACACCATCACCGACTTCAACGCTGGCAATACTGGCACGCTGAACGATGAAGACTCTGGCAACAACGATTTTATCGATCTGTCAGGCTATTACGATCACATCTCTGAGCTTTATGCCGACCAAGCCGATGATGGCATCCTGAACCAGTCCAACACGACAGATACGCGCGGAAATGCTGTCGACTATTCGAACAACACCCAGTTCGACACGGACAGCACACCGAACAACGAGGGCGTCGTTTTTACTGGTGCAACTGGGGATGAAACGTTCTTCACGGTCGAGAATACCGGTGTTGTCTGCTTCTCGAAGGGAACGCTGATCCTCACGCCACGCGGCGAAATCCCAATCGAGACCCTCGCCGAAGGAGACCTTGTGGTGACGCGCGACAACGGCCCGCAACCCATTGTCTGGATCGGCGCAAGGCATGTCACCGCGCAGGAGCTAGATGTGAACGCCAAGCTCTTGCCGATCTACATCGACACCAAGGTTTCGGGCGGCACTGCACCATTGGTTCTATCTCCTCAGCACGGTCTTTTGCTCAATGTTGAGGGCGAGGAAACCCTTGTGCGCGCCATTCATCTTGCCCGTATGGACGGCGGCAAAGCGCGAGTCATGCGGGGCTGTCGAAGCGTTACATACATGCATATGATGTTCGAGGCTCACCAGATCGTTTTCGCCGCCGGTGCCCCAACAGAAAGCTTCTTTCCCGGCCCCAACGCCTTCGGCGCCCTCTCCGTCGCTGCACGCAGGGAGATCAGCGCACTCTTTCCGACCCTTGATCCCACCTGCGCCACTGAAAACTACGGCCCGCATGTGCGTGACATAGCTTCTTGGAAGCAATTACCAGATCATTTATCGGCTTTGTCCCCAAGGCTGTAG
- a CDS encoding aromatic ring-hydroxylating dioxygenase subunit alpha, translating into MFLKNAWYVAAWDHEVTRELQQITVLGENICVYRTEAGELVGLEDACPHRKLPLSKGRIKGDTVECGYHGLTFNCAGQCVWAPGASGIPSNAKVHAYPLHEKYGLVWVWMGNPALADIADIFEIENYGNPAWGINRGAAMELECNYLLMCDNLLDPTHVAWVHQSSFAAPATKDTPLRVQKTDEGVIVHRWMMDHEPAPFYKKVVEFEGNCDRLQHYEVRYPSHALIKAVFTPAGTGGPDGPLHENTFIMDSYNFMTPTTESKTRYYWFQLRNIRPDDEALSQMMSEDVQHAFEEDRDVLNEVQRGMTNKTSPHIDLPIDGGQLRFRRQLQAMINEEQQVDRQMAE; encoded by the coding sequence ATGTTTTTGAAGAATGCATGGTATGTTGCCGCGTGGGATCACGAAGTCACCCGCGAACTTCAACAGATTACTGTCTTGGGCGAAAATATCTGCGTTTATCGAACAGAAGCAGGCGAACTTGTCGGGTTGGAAGACGCCTGCCCTCACCGCAAGCTGCCCCTGAGCAAAGGCCGCATCAAAGGCGACACTGTCGAATGCGGCTATCATGGGCTCACGTTTAACTGCGCGGGCCAATGTGTCTGGGCGCCAGGCGCTAGCGGCATTCCATCAAACGCCAAAGTGCATGCCTATCCACTGCATGAAAAATATGGATTGGTCTGGGTCTGGATGGGCAACCCTGCGCTCGCAGATATCGCTGACATCTTTGAAATCGAAAACTACGGAAACCCAGCCTGGGGTATCAACCGTGGCGCAGCGATGGAGCTTGAATGCAATTACCTGCTCATGTGTGACAACCTGCTTGATCCGACACATGTCGCATGGGTTCACCAAAGCAGCTTTGCCGCCCCGGCAACCAAAGACACGCCCTTGCGGGTCCAGAAAACCGACGAGGGTGTCATTGTTCATCGTTGGATGATGGATCACGAACCAGCACCGTTTTACAAAAAAGTCGTCGAGTTCGAAGGCAACTGCGACCGCCTCCAGCATTACGAAGTGCGCTATCCCTCACACGCACTGATCAAGGCGGTGTTTACTCCTGCGGGCACGGGCGGCCCTGATGGTCCTCTTCATGAGAACACGTTCATCATGGACAGTTACAACTTCATGACGCCAACGACAGAAAGCAAAACCCGCTACTACTGGTTCCAACTGCGCAATATTCGCCCTGACGACGAAGCGCTTAGCCAGATGATGAGCGAGGATGTGCAGCACGCATTTGAAGAAGACCGTGATGTCCTCAACGAGGTACAGCGCGGCATGACAAACAAAACATCACCTCACATTGATCTGCCCATCGACGGTGGCCAACTGCGGTTTCGGCGGCAGCTGCAAGCAATGATCAATGAAGAACAGCAAGTCGACCGACAAATGGCAGAATAA
- the ureG gene encoding urease accessory protein UreG translates to MTQLNGPLRIGIGGPVGAGKTTLTACLARDLQKDFSIGVITNDIYTQEDAEALMRMQILPQDRIIGVETGGCPHTAIREDASINLAAVAEMRARHADLDIVLIESGGDNLSATYSPELADMTIYVIDVAAGEDIPRKGGPALTKSDVLVINKTDLAPYVGASLDVMERDCEKMRGGRPYVFCALRNQKGVESVLRHILDIGGLAKSQAHVAE, encoded by the coding sequence ATGACTCAGCTTAACGGCCCATTGCGTATCGGAATTGGAGGCCCTGTAGGGGCTGGCAAAACAACGCTTACAGCCTGCCTCGCGCGCGACTTACAAAAAGACTTCTCAATTGGGGTGATCACAAACGACATCTACACCCAAGAGGACGCAGAAGCATTGATGCGGATGCAAATCCTGCCCCAAGACCGCATTATCGGTGTGGAAACAGGAGGCTGCCCCCATACGGCTATCCGCGAGGATGCGTCAATCAATCTGGCCGCCGTCGCCGAGATGCGCGCGCGCCACGCTGACCTCGATATTGTGCTGATCGAGAGTGGCGGCGACAACCTATCCGCAACATACAGCCCTGAACTGGCAGACATGACGATCTATGTGATTGATGTGGCAGCAGGCGAAGACATCCCGCGCAAAGGTGGGCCGGCACTCACAAAATCAGATGTCTTGGTGATCAATAAGACAGATTTGGCTCCGTATGTAGGCGCATCACTTGATGTCATGGAGCGGGACTGTGAAAAGATGCGAGGCGGACGGCCATATGTCTTCTGTGCGCTTCGAAATCAAAAAGGGGTCGAGAGCGTACTGCGCCACATACTGGACATCGGGGGTCTCGCCAAATCCCAAGCTCACGTCGCAGAGTAG
- a CDS encoding urease accessory protein UreF, whose translation MITNIDILTLAQWLSPSFPVGAFAYSHGLETAFQNGQISTAGALQDWLADVLTHGSGRNDCILLRAAYASTSHDEVEQLNLTALAVSASSERVLETTLQGRAFSQTAAAIWGSDDVNACYPIAVGIAAARRKLDVEITAALYLHAFASNLVSAAVRAIPLGQTDGQRVLSALLPLCEEIAQTTRERDPDDLSSTAFLSDIAAMRHETLQPRIFRS comes from the coding sequence ATGATCACTAACATCGACATCTTGACCCTTGCGCAATGGCTCTCACCCAGTTTTCCTGTCGGAGCCTTTGCCTACTCGCATGGGTTGGAAACAGCCTTTCAGAACGGCCAGATTTCAACGGCAGGCGCCCTCCAAGACTGGCTGGCTGATGTGCTCACACATGGCAGTGGCCGCAACGACTGTATCTTACTGAGAGCCGCTTATGCCAGCACATCGCATGACGAAGTGGAGCAATTAAATCTGACAGCTCTCGCAGTATCGGCCTCATCCGAACGCGTTTTGGAAACCACGCTTCAAGGGAGAGCCTTCTCTCAAACAGCAGCCGCGATATGGGGCAGCGATGACGTCAACGCCTGTTACCCCATCGCTGTGGGTATCGCTGCAGCACGCCGCAAACTGGATGTAGAGATCACCGCCGCGCTCTATCTCCATGCCTTTGCGAGCAATCTCGTATCGGCCGCTGTCCGAGCTATCCCATTGGGCCAAACCGATGGGCAAAGAGTGCTCTCGGCTCTGCTGCCCTTGTGTGAAGAAATTGCCCAAACCACACGAGAGAGAGACCCAGATGATCTCAGCAGCACAGCTTTTCTCTCCGACATCGCGGCCATGCGACATGAAACACTTCAACCAAGGATATTCCGCTCATGA
- a CDS encoding urease accessory protein UreE, whose translation MTDLPIAQIVHRKGQWHGTAMTCELDYTERFLRRKRLTTVSGAAFVVDLAQTTSLDDGDALELDTGVLVQIAARDEALYKISGDSLVRLAWHVGNRHTPCQITDKFLLIQADPVIGHMLEHLGATVEPITAPFTPEGGAYGHGRTHSHEHVATAHDH comes from the coding sequence ATGACAGACCTTCCCATCGCCCAGATCGTACATCGCAAAGGCCAGTGGCACGGCACCGCAATGACCTGCGAACTGGATTACACCGAGCGCTTTCTGCGTCGCAAACGCCTGACTACGGTTTCAGGAGCGGCCTTTGTTGTTGATCTTGCGCAGACAACTTCGCTTGACGACGGAGACGCTCTTGAGCTGGATACAGGCGTATTGGTCCAGATCGCGGCGCGTGACGAGGCGTTGTACAAAATTTCAGGGGATAGCCTTGTGCGGCTGGCGTGGCACGTGGGCAACCGCCACACGCCCTGTCAAATCACCGATAAGTTTCTTCTCATCCAAGCGGATCCAGTCATCGGTCATATGCTTGAGCATCTCGGCGCAACTGTTGAGCCGATCACTGCGCCTTTTACGCCCGAGGGCGGCGCCTATGGGCATGGCCGCACCCACTCCCATGAACACGTAGCCACTGCACATGATCACTAA
- the ureC gene encoding urease subunit alpha, whose translation MPVQIPRTQYAAMYGPTTGDRLRLADTDLIIEVERDLTIYGEEVKFGGGKTIRDGMGQSQVTRAGGAVDTVITNALIVDHSGIYKADVALKDGLIHAIGKAGNPDTQSGVDIIVGPGTEVIAGEGRILTAGGMDSHIHFICPQQMEDSLHSGVTTCFGGGTGPAHGTLATTCTPGPWNIGRMLQSFDGIPMNIGLSGKGNASQPEALIEMVKGGACALKLHEDWGTTPAAIDCCLSVADDMDVQVMIHTDTLNESGFVEHTIGALKGRTIHAFHTEGAGGGHAPDIIKICGDANVLPSSTNPTRPFTVNTLEEHLDMLMVCHHLDKSIPEDVAFAESRIRRETIAAEDILHDMGAFSIIASDSQAMGRVGEVLIRTWQTADKMKKQRGALPEETGENDNIRVRRYIAKYTINPAIAQGVSHVIGDISIGKRADLVLWNPAFFGVKPEMVLMAGSIVVAQMGDPNASIPTPQPVYSRPMFGAYGSALRHTSVSFVSGAAQAAGIGQTLGLTKQTVAVRNTRTIGKADMILNDALPKVEVHPETYEVRADGVLLTCQPAAVLPMAQRYFMF comes from the coding sequence ATGCCCGTCCAAATCCCCCGCACTCAATATGCTGCCATGTATGGCCCTACCACAGGCGATCGCCTGCGCCTTGCTGATACCGATCTGATCATCGAGGTGGAGCGTGACCTGACGATCTACGGCGAAGAAGTCAAATTCGGCGGCGGAAAGACCATACGTGATGGTATGGGCCAATCCCAAGTCACCCGCGCGGGCGGAGCCGTCGACACTGTGATCACCAATGCGCTGATCGTTGATCACTCCGGTATCTACAAAGCCGATGTCGCCCTCAAAGATGGGCTGATCCACGCCATCGGCAAGGCTGGCAATCCTGACACCCAGTCAGGCGTTGATATCATCGTCGGCCCGGGCACCGAGGTCATTGCAGGCGAGGGACGTATTCTTACGGCGGGGGGTATGGACAGCCACATCCACTTTATTTGCCCCCAGCAGATGGAAGACTCCTTACACTCAGGCGTGACAACCTGCTTTGGTGGCGGCACAGGGCCAGCCCATGGAACGCTTGCCACAACCTGCACACCAGGGCCTTGGAACATTGGCCGCATGCTACAGTCCTTTGACGGAATTCCAATGAACATCGGCCTCTCGGGCAAAGGCAACGCCAGCCAACCCGAAGCCTTGATCGAAATGGTCAAGGGTGGCGCGTGTGCGCTCAAACTCCACGAAGATTGGGGCACAACACCAGCCGCGATTGATTGCTGCCTCTCGGTCGCCGACGACATGGATGTTCAGGTGATGATCCACACCGATACGTTGAACGAAAGCGGTTTTGTCGAGCATACAATTGGCGCTCTGAAAGGGCGCACGATTCATGCGTTTCACACCGAAGGCGCAGGCGGAGGCCATGCACCCGACATCATCAAAATATGCGGCGATGCAAATGTCTTGCCGTCATCGACAAACCCCACGCGCCCCTTCACGGTCAACACGCTTGAGGAGCATCTCGACATGCTCATGGTGTGCCACCATCTCGACAAGTCGATCCCAGAAGACGTCGCTTTTGCCGAAAGTCGAATCCGCCGAGAGACGATTGCTGCAGAAGACATCCTGCACGATATGGGAGCCTTCTCGATTATTGCCTCTGACAGTCAGGCGATGGGCCGCGTGGGCGAAGTCTTGATCCGCACATGGCAGACGGCCGACAAAATGAAGAAACAGCGCGGCGCATTGCCTGAGGAAACAGGCGAAAATGACAACATACGTGTGCGCCGCTATATCGCAAAATACACGATCAACCCTGCTATTGCCCAAGGCGTCAGCCATGTCATTGGCGATATCTCCATCGGCAAGCGCGCTGATCTGGTACTCTGGAATCCTGCGTTTTTTGGCGTAAAGCCTGAAATGGTGCTCATGGCGGGCAGTATCGTTGTGGCACAGATGGGCGATCCAAATGCCTCTATCCCGACACCACAGCCTGTCTATAGTCGGCCGATGTTTGGCGCCTATGGCAGCGCACTTCGCCATACCTCTGTCAGTTTTGTATCAGGAGCTGCACAGGCTGCTGGAATCGGGCAGACACTTGGCCTCACAAAGCAGACCGTCGCCGTGCGCAACACGCGCACCATCGGCAAAGCTGACATGATCCTTAACGACGCCCTACCCAAAGTCGAAGTGCACCCCGAGACTTACGAGGTGCGCGCCGATGGCGTTCTATTGACCTGCCAACCCGCCGCGGTCCTTCCCATGGCACAACGCTATTTTATGTTCTGA